A part of Gaiellales bacterium genomic DNA contains:
- a CDS encoding glycoside hydrolase family 3 N-terminal domain-containing protein has translation MISRPLRPGARLVGLLLAVLAAGAGAGVSATHGTQAADAATPTRAQMVGQRLMVSMSGRRPDAALLARIRAGQVGGIILFGANIVDQTQLTKLTHRLQAAAAAGGRPPLLIATDQEGGLVRRLGWAPPTRSAEEMGALSPDSVRHIGRRAGQALAAAGVNFDLAPVADIPRSSTNFIGLQHRAFSTNRYVVADDVSAFAKGLERAGVLPAVKHFPGLGRAGATSTDDAVVRIDATTAQITSGLLPYRVAIDRSVHPVIMLSTAVYPAFAPKAAAWSTAIGTRLLRTTLGFKGVTITDSLTSAAAVRGTTPGVLAVRCAVHGDDVLLVTGSESATQQAYQAVLAAARSGQIPMSNLKTSYARIVKLKSRL, from the coding sequence ATGATCTCGCGACCACTGCGACCCGGCGCTCGGCTGGTCGGACTGCTGCTCGCCGTGCTCGCCGCCGGGGCGGGCGCGGGCGTGTCGGCGACCCACGGCACGCAGGCGGCCGACGCAGCAACGCCGACGCGCGCGCAGATGGTCGGGCAGCGGCTGATGGTGTCGATGTCCGGGAGACGGCCGGACGCGGCATTGCTCGCGCGCATTCGTGCCGGGCAGGTCGGTGGGATCATCCTGTTCGGGGCGAACATCGTCGACCAGACGCAGCTGACGAAGCTGACGCACCGGCTGCAGGCCGCCGCGGCCGCAGGCGGGCGACCGCCGCTTCTGATCGCCACCGATCAGGAGGGAGGGCTGGTGCGGCGGCTGGGATGGGCGCCACCGACGCGGTCGGCCGAGGAGATGGGCGCGCTTTCGCCGGACAGCGTCAGGCACATCGGCCGCCGCGCCGGACAGGCGCTCGCAGCCGCCGGCGTCAACTTCGATCTCGCTCCCGTGGCCGACATCCCGCGGTCGTCGACGAACTTCATCGGCCTGCAGCACCGCGCGTTCTCGACCAACCGGTACGTCGTCGCCGACGACGTGAGCGCGTTCGCGAAGGGGCTCGAGAGGGCCGGCGTCCTGCCGGCGGTCAAGCACTTCCCGGGACTCGGCCGCGCGGGAGCCACCTCCACCGACGATGCCGTCGTCAGGATCGACGCGACGACCGCGCAGATCACGTCGGGCCTGCTCCCCTACCGCGTCGCCATCGACCGGTCGGTGCATCCCGTGATCATGCTCTCCACCGCCGTCTACCCGGCCTTCGCGCCGAAGGCCGCGGCGTGGTCGACCGCGATCGGCACGAGGCTGCTCCGCACCACGCTCGGGTTCAAGGGGGTGACGATCACCGACTCCCTGACGTCGGCGGCCGCCGTCCGGGGAACGACGCCCGGCGTGCTGGCGGTCCGGTGCGCCGTCCACGGCGACGACGTGCTGCTGGTCACCGGCTCCGAGTCCGCCACGCAGCAGGCCTACCAGGCGGTGCTGGCCGCCGCCCGCTCCGGCCAGATCCCGATGTCGAACCTGAAGACGTCCTACGCGCGCATCGTGAAGCTGAAGTCGCGCCTCTAA
- a CDS encoding anion permease has product MSDLLVWVVVATALAFDFTNGFHDTANAVATTVSTRALSPRIAVAVAAVMNLLGALIWTAVAKSVGKDIIKTELVTQHILLAALLGAITWNLTTWYLALPSSSSHALFGGLIGAMMAAHGSSGVEWSGIWNKILLPAVESPVIGFVLAGGVMLAILWTFRRARPGPLNRGFRAAQIASGSLMAFLHGTNDAQKTMGVIALALYTNGTLTEFTIPWYVKVAAGLALAGGTYVGGWRIMRTMGTRIFKLEPPEGFAAQTTASVILWYTGRAGFPVSTTQVISGSVLGAGAVSRLPGVRWAVAAEIAVAWILTLPAAALVGAIAYVLTAPLA; this is encoded by the coding sequence GTGAGCGACCTGCTCGTCTGGGTGGTGGTGGCGACCGCCCTGGCCTTCGACTTCACCAACGGCTTCCACGACACGGCGAACGCGGTCGCGACCACCGTCTCGACGCGGGCGCTCTCCCCGCGGATCGCCGTGGCCGTCGCTGCGGTGATGAACCTGCTCGGCGCCTTGATCTGGACGGCCGTCGCGAAGTCGGTCGGCAAGGACATCATCAAGACCGAGCTGGTGACGCAGCACATCCTGCTCGCCGCCCTGCTCGGCGCGATCACGTGGAATCTCACGACCTGGTACCTCGCGTTGCCGTCGTCGTCGTCGCACGCCCTGTTCGGCGGTCTGATCGGCGCCATGATGGCCGCACACGGCTCGAGTGGGGTCGAGTGGAGCGGCATCTGGAACAAGATCCTGCTGCCGGCGGTGGAGAGCCCGGTGATCGGGTTCGTGCTCGCCGGTGGCGTCATGCTCGCCATCCTGTGGACGTTCCGCCGGGCCCGCCCGGGGCCGCTCAACCGTGGATTCCGGGCCGCGCAGATCGCCTCGGGAAGCCTGATGGCGTTCCTTCACGGAACCAACGACGCGCAGAAGACTATGGGCGTGATCGCGCTGGCCCTCTACACGAATGGCACGCTGACCGAGTTCACCATCCCGTGGTACGTGAAGGTGGCGGCCGGCCTCGCCCTCGCCGGCGGAACGTACGTGGGCGGGTGGCGGATCATGCGCACCATGGGCACGCGGATCTTCAAGCTGGAGCCGCCGGAGGGGTTTGCCGCGCAGACCACGGCCAGCGTGATCCTCTGGTACACCGGGCGCGCCGGCTTTCCCGTCTCGACCACCCAGGTGATCTCGGGGTCCGTGCTCGGAGCCGGTGCCGTCAGCAGGCTGCCCGGCGTGCGGTGGGCGGTCGCCGCCGAGATCGCGGTTGCCTGGATCCTCACCCTGCCGGCCGCGGCACTGGTGGGCGCCATCGCCTACGTGCTGACGGCGCCGCTCGCCTGA
- a CDS encoding trimethylamine methyltransferase family protein, giving the protein MFTRNTGREVLTEEQLDLVHDQAMTVLEEIGTDVRHPDALARLAALGQKIDGERVHWDREFVMEMLAKAPSAFTLQGRNPERAVRIGDAGPVLTPVGGSPFCSDLERGRRDGTYADHVELVKMAHAADLITCHQSGTVEAADLDEHARHMDMDYSIIRYSDKPHVCYGTSGYKARDAVALAAIACGGREAIERTPALLGVVNPNSPLVWDSLMVDALTEWATANQPVVITPFLLAGATAPITIASGLVLKIAEALSGVALVQTVRPGCPVLFGSFFTAVDMRTGGPSFGTPESVLGTLAGGQLARRYRLPYRGGGGLCSSNSLDMAAAAETSMTLWATMLAGSHLVMHAAGWLEGGLTASYEKFVIDLEVLRMFSVIDEGIETTDERLAIDAMREEGPGGMFLAAGHTLDHFREWMFMSPLFRSQAYVTWQKQGSQTTGTLATAEWKALLERYEDPGIDDAVDEELREYMERRRAEIRAAA; this is encoded by the coding sequence ATGTTCACCCGGAACACCGGTCGTGAGGTGCTGACCGAGGAGCAGCTCGACCTCGTTCACGACCAGGCGATGACCGTCCTCGAGGAGATCGGCACGGACGTCCGCCACCCGGATGCGCTCGCGCGCCTGGCTGCGCTCGGCCAGAAGATCGACGGCGAGCGCGTCCACTGGGACCGCGAGTTCGTGATGGAGATGCTGGCGAAGGCGCCGTCGGCCTTCACCCTGCAGGGCCGCAACCCCGAGCGGGCGGTGCGGATCGGGGACGCCGGTCCGGTGCTGACCCCGGTGGGCGGCTCCCCCTTCTGCTCGGACCTCGAGCGCGGGCGGCGGGACGGCACGTACGCCGACCACGTGGAGCTGGTGAAGATGGCGCACGCGGCCGACCTGATCACCTGCCACCAGAGCGGCACGGTGGAAGCGGCCGACCTGGACGAGCACGCGCGTCACATGGACATGGACTATTCGATCATCCGCTACTCGGACAAGCCGCATGTCTGCTACGGAACATCGGGCTACAAGGCGCGCGACGCCGTCGCCCTTGCGGCGATTGCGTGCGGCGGCCGCGAGGCGATCGAGCGGACGCCGGCCCTGCTGGGGGTGGTCAATCCCAACAGCCCGCTGGTCTGGGACTCCCTCATGGTGGACGCGTTGACCGAATGGGCAACTGCCAACCAGCCCGTGGTGATCACGCCGTTCCTGCTGGCGGGCGCGACCGCGCCGATCACGATCGCGTCCGGGCTCGTCCTCAAGATCGCCGAGGCGTTGTCCGGCGTGGCACTGGTGCAGACCGTGCGCCCCGGATGTCCGGTGCTGTTCGGGTCGTTCTTCACGGCCGTCGACATGCGAACCGGCGGTCCGTCGTTCGGCACCCCCGAGTCGGTGCTGGGCACGCTGGCGGGTGGCCAGCTGGCGAGGCGCTACCGGCTCCCGTATCGCGGTGGCGGCGGACTCTGCTCGTCCAACTCGCTCGACATGGCCGCCGCCGCCGAGACCTCGATGACCCTGTGGGCGACGATGCTGGCCGGGTCGCACCTGGTGATGCACGCCGCCGGCTGGCTGGAGGGCGGCCTGACCGCCTCGTACGAAAAGTTCGTGATCGACCTCGAGGTGCTGCGGATGTTCAGCGTCATCGACGAGGGAATCGAGACGACCGACGAGCGGCTCGCGATCGACGCGATGCGCGAGGAGGGCCCGGGCGGCATGTTCCTGGCCGCCGGCCATACGCTCGACCACTTCCGCGAGTGGATGTTCATGAGCCCGCTCTTCCGCTCGCAGGCGTACGTGACGTGGCAGAAGCAGGGATCGCAGACGACCGGCACGCTTGCCACGGCTGAGTGGAAGGCGCTGCTGGAGCGCTACGAGGATCCCGGGATCGACGACGCCGTCGATGAGGAGCTCCGTGAGTACATGGAGCGGCGCAGGGCCGAGATCCGGGCGGCCGCCTGA
- a CDS encoding DUF72 domain-containing protein, whose product MGGTLYLGTSGFAYEEWRHGAFYPEGVTASRMLAHYATVFRSVEINYTFRRFPEEATLRTWLAQTPEDFRFTLKANQRITHTRRLRAVDGDLEDFIARARTLGERLGPILFQLPPNLQYDRVLIESFLPLIPPDVAGAFEFRHPSWREADDLLAEHGLARCVADTDEQPASADDLPWEPFGYLRLRRVAYSADELAMWAGRIRGALGAGSDVHCYFKHEDSAAGPRMALALATLIGGSAEPAAREIRK is encoded by the coding sequence ATGGGCGGCACGCTGTACCTCGGCACGTCCGGTTTCGCCTACGAGGAGTGGCGCCACGGCGCCTTCTACCCGGAGGGCGTCACCGCGTCGCGCATGCTCGCGCACTATGCGACGGTGTTCCGCTCGGTCGAGATCAACTACACCTTCCGGCGGTTTCCGGAAGAGGCAACACTTCGGACATGGCTGGCGCAGACGCCCGAGGACTTCCGCTTCACGCTCAAGGCGAACCAGCGGATCACGCACACCAGGCGGCTCCGCGCGGTGGACGGCGACCTCGAGGACTTCATCGCACGCGCGCGCACGCTGGGTGAGCGGCTGGGCCCGATCCTCTTCCAGCTTCCGCCCAACCTCCAGTACGACCGTGTGCTGATCGAGTCGTTCCTGCCGCTGATCCCGCCCGACGTCGCGGGCGCGTTCGAGTTCCGCCATCCGTCCTGGCGGGAGGCGGACGACCTGCTGGCCGAGCATGGGCTGGCGCGCTGCGTCGCCGACACCGACGAGCAGCCGGCATCGGCGGATGACCTCCCCTGGGAGCCGTTCGGCTACCTGCGGCTGCGCCGGGTTGCCTACTCGGCCGACGAGCTGGCAATGTGGGCCGGTCGGATCCGCGGCGCGCTGGGCGCGGGAAGCGACGTCCACTGCTACTTCAAGCACGAGGATTCGGCCGCCGGGCCGCGCATGGCACTCGCACTGGCGACGCTGATCGGCGGGTCCGCCGAACCGGCGGCACGCGAAATCCGCAAATAG
- a CDS encoding alpha/beta family hydrolase, producing the protein MAAEPPAELTIVPPGARAMLTLGHGAGSPMTSPLLQGLCESLRERGIATHRFNFPYMRAGRRAPDRAPVLLEAFRAAHERAGAAAPGLPLLAGGRSMGGRIASMAAADGMPAAGLVFLAYPLHPPGRPERIRDAHLYGLDIPMLFIQGSRDAFARPELLRAVLSRLGTRAHLVEIDGADHGFRRAGGTRDAASIGAALAEPVAAFVDQATAASRA; encoded by the coding sequence GTGGCCGCGGAGCCGCCTGCGGAGCTGACGATCGTGCCGCCCGGCGCCCGGGCGATGCTCACGCTCGGCCACGGGGCGGGCTCACCGATGACCTCTCCGCTGCTCCAGGGGCTCTGCGAGTCGCTGCGCGAGCGGGGTATCGCGACGCACCGGTTCAACTTCCCCTACATGCGTGCCGGCCGGCGTGCGCCCGACCGGGCGCCCGTGCTGCTCGAGGCGTTTCGCGCCGCTCACGAGCGAGCCGGTGCAGCCGCGCCCGGGCTGCCGTTGCTCGCCGGCGGCCGCTCGATGGGCGGTCGCATCGCCTCCATGGCCGCTGCCGACGGCATGCCGGCCGCCGGACTGGTCTTTCTCGCCTACCCGCTGCATCCGCCCGGCCGTCCGGAGCGCATCCGCGATGCGCATCTGTACGGGCTCGACATTCCGATGCTGTTCATCCAGGGGTCGCGTGATGCGTTCGCCCGCCCGGAGCTGCTGCGCGCCGTCCTCTCGCGGCTCGGGACGCGCGCGCACCTCGTGGAGATCGACGGTGCGGATCACGGCTTCCGCCGCGCCGGCGGCACCCGCGACGCTGCCTCCATCGGCGCCGCCCTTGCGGAGCCCGTGGCTGCCTTCGTCGACCAGGCGACGGCCGCCTCGCGCGCCTGA
- a CDS encoding ABC transporter substrate-binding protein — MRFVRILLLLTVLLGAAGCGGSGSSSGGSAPKVLRFGTLYYVDTFNPLVGIETNDTTAYEMIYPQLVQYGPGLKLVGDWASSWEHSADGLTWTFHLRPGKWSDGVPLTAQDAAWTINLGIKYASGPTAYIASTLDGVKSAEATDDHTLVVSLAHPVAPVLANFEQFFVLPKHIWEKQVGAKGDGLKAFLPQNHLPVVGGGPYYVSQFQQKGTTVFRPNPYFYGPKSRAKAVTLTFYTNDALLVSDLQSGVIDAVDALPYTAASAIKNHSNLELEVDPGSEVTNLGFNSNPLKTKNRELLDPTVKEAFEYAIPRQQIVDVVFRGYAKPWANILSAWSGPSGWLNPDVQPLPLSPDKANQILDGLGYRRGSDGVRVVPATTGQYAQPAHRMSYGVVVPNDLDFNGDRQFQILQTGLQAIGVKLNEVAGGDGSQAYSIITAPDGKYLSADMYTWYWHPYIDPSFNLSVVTRAQWNNNSDTGFNDPRYDRWWKLQSTLVDPKQRRALVWKMEAYLAEKRPYIQLVDTDSLSVHSTRWTGFAPELWGYCKCFFTAPHPT, encoded by the coding sequence ATGAGGTTCGTGCGGATCCTGCTCCTGCTCACCGTGCTGCTTGGCGCAGCGGGCTGCGGCGGCAGCGGATCGTCCAGCGGCGGCAGCGCCCCGAAGGTGCTGCGCTTCGGGACGCTCTACTACGTCGACACGTTCAATCCGCTCGTCGGCATCGAGACGAACGACACCACCGCCTACGAGATGATCTACCCGCAGCTCGTCCAGTACGGGCCCGGGCTCAAGCTCGTCGGCGATTGGGCGTCGTCCTGGGAGCACTCCGCAGACGGCCTCACCTGGACCTTCCACCTGCGGCCGGGGAAGTGGTCGGACGGCGTGCCGCTGACCGCGCAGGATGCGGCGTGGACGATCAATCTCGGCATCAAGTACGCCTCGGGACCGACCGCCTACATCGCCAGCACGCTGGACGGCGTGAAGAGCGCCGAGGCGACCGACGACCACACGTTGGTGGTCTCGCTCGCGCACCCGGTGGCGCCGGTGCTGGCCAACTTCGAGCAGTTCTTCGTGCTGCCCAAGCACATCTGGGAGAAGCAGGTGGGGGCGAAGGGCGACGGGTTGAAGGCATTCCTCCCGCAGAACCACCTGCCGGTGGTCGGCGGCGGCCCCTACTACGTCAGCCAGTTCCAGCAGAAGGGCACGACGGTGTTTCGGCCCAATCCCTACTTCTACGGCCCGAAGTCCCGTGCCAAGGCTGTGACGCTCACCTTCTACACGAACGACGCGCTGCTCGTCTCCGACCTGCAATCGGGTGTGATCGACGCCGTGGACGCGCTTCCCTACACGGCCGCCTCCGCGATCAAGAATCACTCCAACCTCGAGCTCGAGGTCGACCCCGGCAGCGAGGTGACCAACCTCGGCTTCAACTCGAACCCGCTGAAGACCAAGAATCGCGAGCTGCTCGACCCGACCGTCAAGGAGGCGTTCGAGTACGCCATCCCGCGGCAGCAGATCGTGGACGTGGTGTTCCGCGGGTATGCGAAGCCCTGGGCCAACATCCTGTCCGCCTGGTCGGGGCCGTCCGGCTGGCTCAACCCGGACGTGCAGCCGCTGCCGCTCTCACCTGACAAGGCGAACCAGATCCTGGACGGGCTCGGCTACCGGCGCGGCTCGGACGGCGTCCGCGTCGTGCCTGCCACGACCGGTCAGTACGCACAACCAGCCCACCGCATGAGCTACGGCGTGGTCGTGCCGAACGACCTCGACTTCAACGGCGACCGGCAGTTCCAGATCCTGCAGACGGGACTCCAGGCGATCGGCGTGAAGCTGAACGAGGTCGCCGGCGGCGATGGCAGCCAGGCGTATTCGATCATCACCGCGCCCGACGGCAAGTATCTGTCCGCTGACATGTACACCTGGTACTGGCACCCGTACATCGACCCGAGCTTCAACCTCTCGGTGGTCACGCGGGCGCAGTGGAACAACAACAGCGACACGGGGTTCAACGACCCCAGGTACGACCGCTGGTGGAAGCTCCAGTCCACGCTCGTCGACCCCAAGCAGCGCAGGGCGCTGGTCTGGAAGATGGAGGCCTACCTGGCCGAGAAACGGCCGTACATCCAACTCGTCGACACGGACAGCCTCTCCGTGCACTCCACCAGATGGACCGGATTCGCGCCGGAGCTCTGGGGTTACTGCAAGTGCTTCTTCACCGCACCGCATCCGACATGA
- a CDS encoding DUF47 family protein, protein MPRLRLVPQNREFYALFDRAAANLVVTSQLLLDLLQHYPARGALVAEIKDREHIGDDVTHSIIQLLNTTFVTPIDREDIYDLAAALDDVCDLMDQVADEIDLYKVADVRPEAIEQAGVIHRATAKLAEAVGSLEGLRDVSELLVGVHTLEDEGDRIVRDAVAGLFSNGMDPLTVIQWKDIHEDLEQAVDGCERAAHVLESVYLKNR, encoded by the coding sequence GTGCCCCGGCTGAGGCTCGTCCCACAGAACCGCGAGTTCTACGCGCTGTTCGACAGGGCGGCCGCAAACCTGGTCGTGACATCGCAGCTGCTGCTCGATCTGCTGCAGCACTATCCCGCCCGCGGCGCCCTCGTGGCCGAGATCAAGGACCGCGAGCACATCGGGGACGACGTGACGCACTCGATCATCCAGCTCCTGAACACGACCTTCGTCACGCCCATCGATCGCGAGGACATCTACGACCTGGCTGCTGCACTGGACGATGTCTGCGACCTGATGGACCAGGTCGCAGACGAGATCGACCTCTACAAGGTGGCCGACGTCCGGCCGGAGGCGATCGAGCAGGCCGGCGTTATCCACCGCGCCACGGCGAAGCTGGCCGAGGCGGTCGGCTCGCTGGAGGGGCTCCGCGATGTCAGCGAGCTGCTCGTGGGCGTCCACACCCTCGAGGACGAGGGCGACCGGATCGTCCGCGACGCGGTCGCGGGCCTGTTCTCGAACGGCATGGACCCCCTGACCGTGATCCAGTGGAAGGACATCCACGAGGATCTGGAGCAGGCCGTCGACGGGTGTGAGCGGGCGGCGCACGTGCTCGAGAGCGTGTACCTGAAGAACCGGTGA